From Brachyspira hampsonii:
TCTGATGCCACCATTAAAGGTGTGCTTCCATTAATATCTTTTACATTAATCTCAGCCCTTGCATTGACAAGCATTTTAAGAACAGATAAATTACCATTAACACAAGCCCACATTACAGCAGTCCATCCATCTTTATTTTTAATATTTAAATCAGCACCTTTTGATATTAAAGTTCTTATAGTCCCATTATTTCCCTCCAATACAGCAGCCATTATAGGAGTATTTCCAAAACTATTACCCATATTAATATCAGCACCGCTTGATAATAATTCTTCCACTATCTTATCCAATCCGAGAATAGAAGCCCATATAAGCGGAGTATTCCCTTCTGCATCTTTAACATTCACATCCGCACCATCTTCTATCAATTTCTGTAAAGTCTTAATATCATTATTGGCTATAGCCTTTATTATTGGTATATTTACAGGAGGCTCCTGAGACTCCTGAGAATATAAAATACCTGTAACCAAAAGAAAAATTATAATTAATGATTTTCTTAACATAATACTTTCCAAAGCATAAGATTTAATTATTATACCACATATAAAATATTATTATAATCATAAATATGATAATTTTTTATTTTTTTAATAAAAAAAGAATTATTCATATTGACAATAATATGTATACATACTATTATTTACAAATAAATTACATAAGGAGGCAAAAATTGATGTCATTTTGGAAAAAACCTTTTTCATTTATTTAATATTAATTTTTTCAGTCTTTGCTGCTGAAAAAACTCCAATGGATTACCTAAACGACAACACTCCATTAAAACCTACAAAAGTATTTGATAATGTATACTGTATAGGTTCTGTGAGTGTTTTCGCTTGGGTAATAAGTACATCAGAAGGCTTAATATTAATAGATTCTATGTGGGACAACAGAGATGCAAAACTCATAGAAGACGGCATTAAAGGTTTCGGATTAGATCCAAAAGATTTAAAATATATTATATTAAGTCATGGACATGGAGATCATTACGGCGGAGCTAATTATTTGAGAGAAAAATACAGTGCTAAAGTTGTACTTACAAAAACAGATACAGACTTAATGAACAATTTAAATACAGGTGCAAACTCACCTCGTTCTCCAAAAACAAAAGTTGACATATATTCAAAAGATAAAGATATAATAAAGCTTGGAGATACAAGCATCACTATATTAGAAACTCCAGGACATACACCGGGATGCACTTCTTTTATATTTCCTGTAAAATTCAGAGGAAAAGAATACACTGCCATACTTTGGGGCGGAACAGGGCTTCCAAAAGATAGAGATTCTATATTAAAATATAAAACTTCAGCAGAATATTTTAAAAAAGAAGCTATTTCAAAAAATGCATTAGTATCATTAACAGCACATCTATTTGCAGATAATGGATACGCTAACTTAGAAAAAGCAGGCAGTCTAAAAGCAACAGAAAAAAATCCATTTATTATGTCAAAAGATAATATGGAAAAATATTTAAACTCTTTAATAGAAAGAGCTGAAAAAGAATTAAATAAATAAAAAAATAAAAATAATTATTAACAAAAAATTAAATATATGCTATCATAAAAATAGTTTATGATAGCATATTTTATAAGGAGTATAATATTAAAAATATAGGATATGATATTTGTTATACTGCAAGAAAAATATATCAGTATATAGGCAAACAAATAAATGGATTTGATATTACACCCGAACAGTTAATAGTATTAAAGGAGCTTGCTAAAGAGGAAGGAATATCACAAAAAGAATTATCATTAAGACTTGATAAAGATCAGAATACTGTTAAAGCGATGATAGACAAATTGGAAATAAAATATTTCATAATAAGAAAAGAAAAGAAGCTAGATAAAAGAGCTTTTTCATTATTCCTTACAGATAAAGCTAAAAAAGATCTTCCTATTATAGAAAATTATGAAAATCAAGTTTTAGGAAATATAGTAAAAGAATTGAATCATGAAGATAAAGATAAATTTATATCCATATTGGCAAAAATCAGGAAAAATATATCAAATGTATAAAGGTAAAGGAATAAAATAATTATGAAATTATCCCTTACCTTGAAATACATTTATTGCTGAAATAATACAGCCTTGAAATTTCTTGCTATATTACAAGCAATTTCATAGAAATGTTCAGCAGCATCTTCTTCAAATACTTGATTCAAACATTCTTTAAACAAATCAAGCCAAACATCAAAAAGTTTAATGTCAAAAGGAAGTAAGTTAATATGAGGCTGTACAGGATTTCCCATATATAGCCTTTCATTCAAAAGCATAGTTTTCCAAAATTTTGCTATTTTTTCTTTATGTCTTTCCCAAGAAGCATCATCAATACCAACTGCCCCATTAAATATAGGACCTAATTGCTCATTTGTTCTAATTCTGGCATAGAATATATCCATTAATTTTTCTATACCCTCATTGTTTATTTCATTGTATTTCATACTTTATCCCCATTTTTATTATTCAATATACTTTTATTATATATAATATAATAAAAAATTTAAATATTATTAAATAATATAATTCTTATAATAATTTTTTCTTATTTTACTTATTTTTCTTATAAATTACAAGTATATTTTTAAATAATTAATATTGTTATCAACCATAATATTTTTTTCATTATCAAATTTAATTTTAGCATTTATTAGGATATAATAGTAGTTACTGAAGCTTTTTTAATTATTCAGATTTTTAATATTTTAATTTCAAATAAAAAAATACGGGAAGATAATTAATATATCTTACCCGCATCTTGATATAAACTAATAAAAATAATATTATTTTTTAGTATAATCGTAGAAACCTTTTCCTGTTTTTTGTCCTAACAATCCGCCTCTAACCATTTTTCTAAGTAAAGCACTAGGTCTGTATTTAGGATCACCTGTTTCTCTTTGTAGAACTTCCATAATAGCAAGAACTATATCAAGTCCTATTAAATCTCCTAAAGCAAGAGGACCCATTGGGTGATTAGCACCTAATTTCATAGCATTATCAATACCTTCAGCAGAAGCAATACCCATAGAATATAATTCAATACCTTCATTAATCATAGGAACAAGTATACGGTTAACAACAAAACCAGCTGTTTCATTAACTTCTACTGGAGTTTTTCCTATTTCCTGAGATATTTTAATGATTTTTTCAACTACATCTCTAGGAGTATTAAGTCCTGAAATAACTTCAACTAATTTCATAACAGGAGCAGGATTAAAGAAGTGCATACCTACAACAGGTCTTCCTATTCCTGAACTTATTTCTGTAATAGAAAGAGAAGAAGTATTAGAAGCGAATATACAATCAGATTTACAAATTTTATGTAATTCAGAGAATGTTGTTTTTTTAACTTCTAAATTTTCAAAAGCAGCTTCAATAATTAAATCGGCATCTTTACAAATCTCTTTTAAACCAGTAGTAATTTTAGATAAAATTTTATCAGCATCAGCTTGCTGCATTTTACCTTTAGCTACTCTTCCAGCAAAACTTTTAGCAATTTTTTCTTTACCGCCAGCAGCAAATTCTTCTTTTATATCGCACAAATAAACTTCATAACCTTCTGTTTGAGCAAAAGCTTGTGCTATACCAGAACCCATAGCACCAGCACCAATTACACCTACTTTCATTTTATAACTCCTTAATTTTTATTATTACAGCTATAACTAATTTATAAAATTTATTTTTTATTATCATTAGATTTATAGCTTTAAATATTTTATTATTTATTAACAAATTTTTCAACTTTTCTTTTTTCTAAGAAAGCTTTCATACCCTCTTTTTGGTCCTCAGTTTCAAAACAATCGCCAAATAATTTTTCTTCTATAACGATAGCTTTGTCCATATCAACTTGTAAGCCTTCATTAATAGCTTTTTTACAATTTCTTACAGCTATAGGAGCAGCAGCAGCTATAGTATTAGCCAATTTTTCAGCAGCAGCCATAAGTTCTGCCTGAGGATAAACAGCATTAACAAGTCCTATTCTTAATGCTTCATCAGCTTTAATATTTTTAGCACTATAAATTATCTGTTTAGCCATACCTACTCCAACTATTCTAGGAAGTCTTTGAGTACCTCCGAAACCAGGAGTAATTCCTAAACCTACTTCAGGCTGACCAAATATAGCATTATCAGAACAAATACGAATATCGCAGCTCATAGCTATTTCACATCCTCCGCCCAAAGCGAATCCATTAATAGCAGCTATTACAGGAATAGGAAAAGTTTCTATTTTTCTAAATACATCATTTCCTTTTTTACCAAAAGCTTCACCTTCTGCTTTACTAGATGTACTCATTTGAGATATATCAGCACCAGCAACAAAAGATTTTTCGCCGGCACCTGTTAATATTAAACATCTTATATTATTAATATTTACAGAATCAAAAGTTTTTTCGATTTCATCTAAAACCTGAGAATTAAGAGCATTAAGAGCTTTTTCTCTGCTTATGGTTATAATACCAATCATACCTTTTTCTTCATATTTAATGAATTCCATTTTTTCTCCTTATCACTAAAATATTATCATAACCCATAATTTTTATATTATATACTAGCCTTTGTATTGAAGAAATAATACAAAGGCTAATAAATTAATAACCTTAATTATTTAAAAGTTATTTTCATTAATAAATCAGACTAAACACTATCTATATTTAATAAACAAAAAAATACTACTCTCTTTCTACTATAGTAGCACAGCCCATACCGCCGCCGATACAAAGAGTAGCAAGACCTCTTTTAGCATTTTTAGCTTCCATTTCATGAAGTAATGTAACTAAAATTCTGCAGCCTGAAGCACCTACTGGGTGTCCTAAAGCTATAGCTCCGCCATTAGGGTTAAGCTGTTTTTCTACATCAATACCTAATTCTTTACCAACTGCAACTGACTGAGCAGCGAAAGCTTCGTTAGATTCAATGATATCGAAATCTTTAATAGTTAATCCTGTTTTAGCTAATAATTTTTTAGTAGCAGCAACAGGTCCAATACCCATAATTCTAGGTTCAACACCGCCTAAACCGCCTGCAATCCAAGTAGCCATAGGTTTAATACCTAATTCTTTAGCTTTTTCTTCGCTCATTACTACTACTGCAGCAGCTCCGTCATTGATACTAGAAGCATTACCAGCTGTAACTTTTCCGCCGTCTGGTTTGAATGCAGGTTTTAATTTAGCTAAACTTTCTACTGTAGTTCCAGGTCTTGGACCTTCATCTTTATCAAATACTATCTCGCCTTTTTTAGTTTTAATAGTTACAGGTACTATTTCTTTTTTGAAAGCACCAGCTTCCTGAGCTTTAACGGCTTTTTGCTGAGAATTAGCAGCAAATGCATCTAATTCTTCTCTAGTAAGTTTCCAATCATCACAAACATTTTCTGCTGTTATACCCATGTGATAGTTATTGAATGCATCCCAAAGAGCATCATTAACCATAGTATCTATTATTGTATCATTACCCATTCTGTAACCATAACGAGCTTTTTTAAGTGCATAAGGTGCTAATGACATATTTTCAGTACCGCCTGCAACTACTATATCAGCATTTCCAGCAGCGATCATATTAGCAGCAATATTTACAGCATCAAGTCCTGAACCGCAAACAACATTTATTGTCATAGCAGGTACTTCTACAGGTAAGCCTGCTTTTATAGAACTTTGACGAGCAACATTCTGACCTTGTGATGCTTGTATAACACAACCCATATATACCATATCAACTTGATTAGGAGCAACTTTAGCTCTATTTAAAGCTTCTTTTATAACTATTGCACCAAGTTCAGCAGCTGGAACTGTACTTAAAGATCCGCCCATACTTCCTATTGCTGTACGGCAGGCACTTGCTATTACTATTTTTCTAGACATTTTTAATCTCCAAAGAATTATTAGTTTTCACATTCATATTTAAACGTAAAATATTAATGTGTTGCTTTTATTATAGTACATTTTTTTATTAAATTCAATTAAATATTAATTTTTTTTATTATAAATAGTAATAGTATATTATTTTAGTAATTATAAATAATAAATGAACTAAATAGATACTTTACTATTATATGGTTACAAAAAAAATCATATTTCTATATATTAACATATCATACATCTATATTATGTATATATAATTTTTTATATCTTTTTATTAGTTTTTATGATAGAATATCAATATTATGATTAAAAATATTATAAAATTACCGCAATCTGTAGCTAATCGTATAGCTGCCGGAGAAGTTATAGAAAGACCTGCATCTATGCTTAAAGAATTATTAGAAAATGCAATAGATTCAGGAGCTTCAAATATAGAAGTCTCAGTAGAAGAAGCCGGTATTAGATCTATGATAGTAGAAGATGATGGAAGCGGAATAAGATTCAATGAACTTCCTCTAGCTATAACTCATCATGCTACAAGTAAAATACATTCTATAGAAGATTTGGATTCAATATATACATTAGGCTTTAGAGGAGAGGCTTTAGCATCTATATCCGATGTTACAAATTTAGAAATTGTTTCAAAAAGTGTAGAAGAAAGCAATGGAGGAAAAATACTAGTAGAAGGAGGTAAGATAATAGAACATAAACCTGCTGCTGCTTCACAGGGTACGAAAATTATAGCCAAAAATCTATTCTTTAATATACCTGCAAGATACAAATTTCTTAAACATATTTCAAGAGAATTTTTCCTAGTTAAAGAAGTTTTTGATATGGAAGCATTAGTACAGCCTAATATTTCTATGAAACTTAAAAATAATGGTAAAGTTGTAAGTTCATATATAAAAGCAGATACTCTAAAAGAAAGAATAGAAAATTACTTATCTGACAGCAATATATTTAGAAATTTAATAGAAATTGAAATAGAAAAAGATGATGTATCAATATACGGTTTATTTTCAAATTCTAAAATAAGCCAATCTATAAGAAAGAATAATTTTATATTTCTAAATAACAGACCTATAGAAAATAGAGTTCTTGCTTATGCTATTAAAAATGCATACTCTAATGCCATACCTAAAGAGAGATATCCATTCTTTTTCCTATACATTAATATTGACAGCAGCAAAATAGATGTGAATGTTCACCCAAGCAAAAAAGAAGTGAGAATAAAAAATGAAAGAGAAATATCAGGTATACTGTATAATACTATAGTAAATAATATAAACTCAGGAAACAATTTAGATTCTGTTAATATAGAAATAGATATTGATAAAGATATAACCCCTACTTTTCCAATACAGAATAATAATTACAATACATATAATACTTCAAATTATAATACTGAATCATCAAATAAAAAAAAATATGATAATATAAACTATTCAAATAGCAGCTATAGAGAATATGATTTAAATAATAACGGCAATATAACAAATATAATAGAAGAAAATAATATTAATAAAGAAATAAATTTAAATAATAATAATTTTAATACTAATAATATGGAATTTGGAGAGTACACAAGAGCCATAGGACAGGTATTTTCTTCATACATAGTAGCTGAAAGAGGCGGAGAAATGTATATAATAGATCAGCATGCCGCTTATGAAAGGCTTAATTATGAGAGAATATACAAAACTCTTATGTCAAAAAAAATAGAGTATGAAAAACTTCTTATACCATGCGAAATTGAGTATAGAGATTATGAAATAGATATTTTAAATGCCTCAAAAGAATCAATAGAATCAATAGGTATAAAATTTGAAACTAATTCAAAACATAGCATTATAATAGAAGATATACCAATATATATTCCTAGAAACCAAAAAATAGAAAAAATAATAAAAGACATTTTGGATATATATATTTCAAAAGGAGATAATAACAATTTAGAAAAAGTAATAAAGCATACTTGTTCTACTATATCATGCAAATATTCTCCTAAGGCTGGAGATAAACTTTCAAACAGTGATATGCAGACATTGCTTGATTTACTCGAAGAAGAAAATATACTTACAAATTGTCCTCATGGAAGACCTTTTGTATTAAGACTTTCAAAAGAATATTTAGATAAAAAATTCTTTAGATGATATATTTTTTTATTAATATAGTTGTTTCTAAACTAATTTTGTTTATTAATTATTGGGACTATCCTTTATTTAAATATTATTATCTTATTTAAAACTAAAACAATATATAAAAAATTACTATAAATAAAAACCATAGAATGTGTTTTTAATACTAACTATGTAAATTCACAAAATTGCAGCATCTCTACTCTATTCATATAAGTTAAATTTATTTGTCATAATATCCGATTTTAAAATGTAAAAATAACTTGAAAATCTTTAAATAATAATGTTAAATATATTAATAATTTTAAGGCAGGTTTATTATTAGAAACATAAAAAAGAATATAATAATTATTTTACTCATAATAATAATGTTATTTGCAAACTCTTGCGACACTTTTGATATGTATATAAGAAAAGCATTAGACGGTGTAAATTTATACGAACTTAGTATTTTTGGGGAATCACTTGGACGCGATATAAAAGTTGTAGAGCTTAGAGGTTTTGATGTAAATAATTTTAGAAGCGATAGAGTTTCATACTATATAAATAGATATCAAGGAAGCTGGAAAAACTATATGCAAAAAATTATAGACAGATCCCAAATATATCTTCCTTATATAAAAGAAGTATTTAAAGAAAAAGGAGTACCTGAAGATTTAGTTTACTTGCCTATAATAGAAAGCGATTTCAATCCTCAGGCAGTTTCTCATGCAGGTGCTGCCGGACTTTGGCAGTTCATGCCTATGACAGGTGCTATATATAATCTTAAAGTTAATTATTGGTCTGATGATAGATTTGACCCGGAACGCTCTACAAAAGCAGCTGCAGATCATTTAGTAAGACTCGATAAAAACTTTAAATCTTGGGTGATAGCTTTAATTGCATACAATGCAGGAGGAGGAAGAATATCAAAAGCCATAAGAGAAGTAAAAAGCAATGATTTTGAGGATTTACTAGCAGCAGACGTACTTCCTAAAGAAACTGAGGAATATATACCTAAATATGTTGCTGCTGTTATAATAGCTAAAAATCCTGAAAAATTTGGTTTTAAAGTAAATAAGCCTAAAGTAGTATTCCCTCAAGGTGATTTAGTTTATGTTGATGATGCTGCTGATTTATCCGTTATAGCCAAGATGATAGATGTTGATACTGAAGATTTAAAAGCTTTAAATCCTCATTTAGCAAGAGGAGTAACGCCTCCAGGTATGGTTAGATATCCTTTAAGAGTTCCGGAAGGATTGGGAAATAAATTTAATGAAACTTTTGCTAAAATACCTGCTTCAGAAAGAGTTACTTTTAGAAGACATGAAGTAAAAATGAATGAAACTCTTTCTCATCTTTCTAAATTTTATGGTGTGCCTATAAATGCCATAGTAGAAATAAATAAATTAAAATCAAGAAGTCTCAATATAGGTCAGCAAGTAATGATTCCTATTCAAGGTCTTGATAATGCTAAACAGGTGGATTTGGCACAATATGAAGAAGAACAGCAAAGAATAAGAGAAGGTAAATTCGTTTATTTTGAATCTTTGCCGCCGCCTGATTATGAATATAAAGATATAATGTATCATGTCAGATCTGGGGATACTCTTTGGATTATAGCAAGAAGATTCCATATTGATATAGCAGAAATAAAAGCTTGGAATAAATTAAACAGCAATGTTCTTTCTATAGGAACAGAAATATTTTTAAGAATTCCTGTAAATAAATAATATTTATTTAAGTTTTTCATTTATGAGAGTTTCTAATCTATTCAGTATTTTAGTTCTTCTTTCCCAAAGATAATCAACCATAGAATCATATATTTTTATCTGTTTCTGAAAAGAATAAATAGTTTGTCATCTCTATGTAATCTTTCTACTTCACCGAATAGGCACCTACTCGGTGGTGACCCATACGAAGTACGCCTGCGGCGAGAAGCAAAAGGACTGCATACTTATATACTGAAATGATGGTTTATGTAACATATAAAACATTATTTTTATAATTGATAAATTATAAAAATTTAATATACAATCTTGTCAAGTAGTTTTGAAACAAGTCTAATGGGACAAACAAATGAATATAATAAAATTAGCTTTTGATAATCTCTGGTATAATAAAACCAGAACAATTTTAAATATGATACTTATTATAGTGTCTTTCGTATCTCTTATGATGATAAGCGGGTATAATAACTTTACAAAAGAAGGAATTATTACAAGTATAAATACAAGCGGAGGCTCTATTGTAATAGCTGATAAATCATATTGGGATAAAAAAAGCGAAAAAATTAATATGCTTAAAGATAATGATTTTGAAATTATTTATAAAAAACTTGAAACTATAAATGAAGTTAATGATTATCAGAAAAAACTAGATATAGGCGGACTTATAGGCAATGAAAATAAAAGTAAATTCTTTTCAGGATATGCTTATGAAAAACCTTCAAAAATCATGTCGTCAGTTTCTTTAAAGTCTGGTACACCTATATTTGATGATGATATTAATACTATGGTGCTAGGTAAAGATTTAGGAGAGTTTTTTAATCTCAATTGTGATGAAGAGACTTATTTAAATTTGATGACTGATTTTGGAGAGGGCATAAGTTTAGGTTCTTTAATGGCGGTTGGTTTGATATCATTAAATAATAGTGCTTCAGATGCTATTACTATTTACTGTCCTCTTAATGCTGTATATGAAGTATTTGGTCTTGAATATGGCGATGCTCATAATTTACTCATATATTTAAAAGATTATAAAAAGGCAGAGGAAATAAAAAACTATCTTAACAACTATTTTAATGAAAACAATTTAAATTATGAGGCTAAAGATTGGAAGGATTTGAATGCATTTTTGCTTTCTGTAATTGATATGAATACCAATAATTATTTAATAGCTTTGGGAGTATTAAGCATATTAGTATTTGTTTCAGTTATGCAGATGCTTACTACAAATTTTTTGGAGAGATTAAATGAGTTTGGCACTATGCGGGCATTAGGGATAAATATAAAAAATGTAACTTTACTTTTATTTTTGGAAATTATCATAATGGCAGTATTAAGTTCAGTTATTTCAATAATTATTTCTTACAGTGCTTCTGGAATACTTAATGCTTCAAACTTTATAATGAAATTTCCTGGGGCTACTGACGGTTATCCTTTAAGTTTATTACTAACATTTAAAGATACTGTTTTAATATTTGCATGGGTACTATCTGTATCAATTTTAGCAGGTATTTATCCGATAATAAAGGTTATAAAAATGCCTATAATAGAGGTTATAAAATATGTTTAGAAAAATTTTAAAAGTTTTATTTATAATAAGTATTTTATCTTTTAATTTGTATAGTCAGAATATATTTGATGATTTTGTTAATATTTACAATAGAGGAGGCAAAAGTTATAATATGTCTGGAACTTTTACTGATATAAAAGACGGAAAAAAAACTATTAATAATTTTGATATGATAGTTGGAAAAGATTATAAATTGATGTATTTAAAAGATAATAAAACTTTATTTTTAGCTAATAATCAGGGATTTTTTGTTCAGGGAGAGAAGCAGCTTTCTCCTTTAAAAATTTCAGGGAGCTATGTTGTAACGGGTGCTGCCAATATGAATGATTTGATGTCTATAAACTTTACTGATGATTATAAACTTGAAAGCATTGTAAGTGATGAAGAAGTGAATTTAGTAAAGAAAAATATAAGCGTTACTTATGCTAAGGCAATATTAAAAAAAACTTCTAATGGCTATAGTATAGATTTTTTTGACAATAGCGGTAAAGCATTAAAAAGAGGAATATATAAAATTAGTAATAATGCTTTTAATGATATGGAGTTTTATAATTTGATTATTAATAAGAATTTAAGCACAGTATGCCGTATAGAAACTACAGTGCCTTCAAATTATTCAAGTTCATATTTTAGAAGTGAAAACATGAAAATGCTTTTTAATTTATTTAAAGATTAATTGAAGAAATGAAAAATATAAAAATATATCTTATTTTTTTTATTATATCATCTATAGCATTCGCTGATATAACTCCTAAGTTCGGAATAAAAAATAATTTTAGTTATATGGATATGAAAGAGACGGCATTTATACCAAATTCTGTTTTAAGCAATGATACTTATTTTTATTTTGGATTTGAATATCTTAATAATAATTTTTATTTTTCATTTAAGCCGGCATTAAGAATATACACCAAAGATAACATAGATCTTATTTATGATAACGGTAATTTTATAAAGCAGACAGATAATAAAGCATATGCTTCTTTTACTTTTGATGAGATTCAATTTACATATATAAATGATATTTTGGGTTTTTATATAGGTAAAAGAAAATTTCATTTCGGAGAAGGTTTTAATAGGCAGTATATGTTTGTAGGAGAGAGCGTATTATATAATGATTTTGATGCTTTATATAACAGCGAGCTTAATTTTTATCAGGATAATATAACGCATTCTATAGGATTTATCACAGACACAAAGTCAATAGATTTATTAGAAAAACCAAAGTATTACAGAGCTTGGTATTATTTAAAATATTCTTCTTCACATTTGGGTTTAATGGCTATTACAAAATATAATTATGACTTAACACTTAAAAATAATTTAATGCTTGGTTTTGAGACTTCATATATATTTGATATAGGGTTTAAACTTTACGGAAATGTTACTTATAATATTTTAAGCAGTGATAATATAGGAAAAAGTCTTAATGATGTAAAAAGCCTTTTAGGAATAAATTATACTTTTATTTATAATTATGATTTTATATTAAGTCCTTATGTTGAATATTTTTATGAGGATAGTCATTCATTTTACTCTATAGGACTTTATTTATCTTTTCTTAACAATTTGTTTAATATAATAACTTATTTTTCTCATTCGCCTAATTATAAAATGGATTTAAATACTAAACTTCTTATCAACTATAATAATTTTAGTTTTACTTTTAATTATTATACTCCTTTCAATAGCAATGAAATTTTGGAGCATGCATTTGAAATAGGTTTGGAGTATAATTATTGATTAATTTTCCTAAGTAATATATTTTTTAATACTTTATTTATTTTTACTTACACTAAGTCTATTTACTAATTAAAGAAAATATATATTCTTATTTAATCTCATTTTTAAAAAATGTAACATTTTATTTAATACTTATAAAAACATATAATTAATAATATAAATTTTTTTAGTAATATTATTAAATATAGTGGTAAAATCACTTTTTAATTCATTGATTAATCTATATAAAAATATACAATGTGGTCAATTTAAAAATAGGAGCATTAATATTATGGTTAAAAAAATATTTTTATTTACTTTATTAGTATCAAGTTTTTTGGTAATTGGATGCAGCAACAAAGATAAGACAGGAATTCCACAATTATCTTATAAACCTAATGGAATATCTTCTGTTTATGAAGGCAAAGGTTATAAATTCTTTAGTATGGACGGCGACACTTATTCAGTAACTATTCAAAATGGAGGCATTAGCGGATTAGGTTCTCTTAGCTTTGATAAATCTAGTATTTATAGTATAAATGCTGATGGTGATGATGATTCTACAGGAAATTATAAAAATTATGTAGTATATAATGATTTTTATAATGGAATTATTATGTTA
This genomic window contains:
- a CDS encoding group III truncated hemoglobin; protein product: MKYNEINNEGIEKLMDIFYARIRTNEQLGPIFNGAVGIDDASWERHKEKIAKFWKTMLLNERLYMGNPVQPHINLLPFDIKLFDVWLDLFKECLNQVFEEDAAEHFYEIACNIARNFKAVLFQQ
- a CDS encoding 3-hydroxyacyl-CoA dehydrogenase family protein; protein product: MKVGVIGAGAMGSGIAQAFAQTEGYEVYLCDIKEEFAAGGKEKIAKSFAGRVAKGKMQQADADKILSKITTGLKEICKDADLIIEAAFENLEVKKTTFSELHKICKSDCIFASNTSSLSITEISSGIGRPVVGMHFFNPAPVMKLVEVISGLNTPRDVVEKIIKISQEIGKTPVEVNETAGFVVNRILVPMINEGIELYSMGIASAEGIDNAMKLGANHPMGPLALGDLIGLDIVLAIMEVLQRETGDPKYRPSALLRKMVRGGLLGQKTGKGFYDYTKK
- the mutL gene encoding DNA mismatch repair endonuclease MutL translates to MIKNIIKLPQSVANRIAAGEVIERPASMLKELLENAIDSGASNIEVSVEEAGIRSMIVEDDGSGIRFNELPLAITHHATSKIHSIEDLDSIYTLGFRGEALASISDVTNLEIVSKSVEESNGGKILVEGGKIIEHKPAAASQGTKIIAKNLFFNIPARYKFLKHISREFFLVKEVFDMEALVQPNISMKLKNNGKVVSSYIKADTLKERIENYLSDSNIFRNLIEIEIEKDDVSIYGLFSNSKISQSIRKNNFIFLNNRPIENRVLAYAIKNAYSNAIPKERYPFFFLYINIDSSKIDVNVHPSKKEVRIKNEREISGILYNTIVNNINSGNNLDSVNIEIDIDKDITPTFPIQNNNYNTYNTSNYNTESSNKKKYDNINYSNSSYREYDLNNNGNITNIIEENNINKEINLNNNNFNTNNMEFGEYTRAIGQVFSSYIVAERGGEMYIIDQHAAYERLNYERIYKTLMSKKIEYEKLLIPCEIEYRDYEIDILNASKESIESIGIKFETNSKHSIIIEDIPIYIPRNQKIEKIIKDILDIYISKGDNNNLEKVIKHTCSTISCKYSPKAGDKLSNSDMQTLLDLLEEENILTNCPHGRPFVLRLSKEYLDKKFFR
- a CDS encoding acetyl-CoA C-acetyltransferase → MSRKIVIASACRTAIGSMGGSLSTVPAAELGAIVIKEALNRAKVAPNQVDMVYMGCVIQASQGQNVARQSSIKAGLPVEVPAMTINVVCGSGLDAVNIAANMIAAGNADIVVAGGTENMSLAPYALKKARYGYRMGNDTIIDTMVNDALWDAFNNYHMGITAENVCDDWKLTREELDAFAANSQQKAVKAQEAGAFKKEIVPVTIKTKKGEIVFDKDEGPRPGTTVESLAKLKPAFKPDGGKVTAGNASSINDGAAAVVVMSEEKAKELGIKPMATWIAGGLGGVEPRIMGIGPVAATKKLLAKTGLTIKDFDIIESNEAFAAQSVAVGKELGIDVEKQLNPNGGAIALGHPVGASGCRILVTLLHEMEAKNAKRGLATLCIGGGMGCATIVERE
- a CDS encoding MarR family winged helix-turn-helix transcriptional regulator, yielding MTPEQLIVLKELAKEEGISQKELSLRLDKDQNTVKAMIDKLEIKYFIIRKEKKLDKRAFSLFLTDKAKKDLPIIENYENQVLGNIVKELNHEDKDKFISILAKIRKNISNV
- a CDS encoding enoyl-CoA hydratase-related protein, whose protein sequence is MEFIKYEEKGMIGIITISREKALNALNSQVLDEIEKTFDSVNINNIRCLILTGAGEKSFVAGADISQMSTSSKAEGEAFGKKGNDVFRKIETFPIPVIAAINGFALGGGCEIAMSCDIRICSDNAIFGQPEVGLGITPGFGGTQRLPRIVGVGMAKQIIYSAKNIKADEALRIGLVNAVYPQAELMAAAEKLANTIAAAAPIAVRNCKKAINEGLQVDMDKAIVIEEKLFGDCFETEDQKEGMKAFLEKRKVEKFVNK
- a CDS encoding MBL fold metallo-hydrolase, with translation MDYLNDNTPLKPTKVFDNVYCIGSVSVFAWVISTSEGLILIDSMWDNRDAKLIEDGIKGFGLDPKDLKYIILSHGHGDHYGGANYLREKYSAKVVLTKTDTDLMNNLNTGANSPRSPKTKVDIYSKDKDIIKLGDTSITILETPGHTPGCTSFIFPVKFRGKEYTAILWGGTGLPKDRDSILKYKTSAEYFKKEAISKNALVSLTAHLFADNGYANLEKAGSLKATEKNPFIMSKDNMEKYLNSLIERAEKELNK